A single Lysinibacter sp. HNR DNA region contains:
- a CDS encoding iron chelate uptake ABC transporter family permease subunit — protein MAASPYTDQGRPRHSIVTRGNRRVVLGITLVVVVALVVVSLFVGGYDITVSQLLHNPEAREMFFISRVPRTLAIIFAAVAMSVSGVIMQLITQNRFVEPTTAGTSQWAGLGVLVALLFVPGATPLFKMIIATAFAFCGTLVFIFLLRRVAAKGVGQGSILIPLVGIMLGAVVGAAMTFIASETQLLQSMSAWSSGGFSGVVRGFYEPLWAVVVIAVLAYILANRFTAAGLGKALSTNLGMNYELTVLIGVSMVALATGVTSVVVGFIPFLGLIVPNAVSVVLGDDMRRNLPWVAVVSIGLMLVCDLIGRVVVAPMEIPVSVILGAVGAVLFIALVLRQRKYLSA, from the coding sequence GCTTGTTGTTGTGGTGGCCCTGGTCGTGGTTTCGCTCTTTGTGGGTGGTTACGATATCACCGTTTCTCAGTTACTTCACAACCCCGAGGCCCGAGAAATGTTTTTTATCTCTCGTGTGCCACGGACACTCGCGATTATCTTTGCCGCTGTGGCAATGAGTGTTTCCGGGGTGATCATGCAGCTGATCACCCAGAATCGTTTTGTTGAACCAACCACCGCTGGGACGAGTCAGTGGGCGGGGCTTGGCGTGCTGGTGGCTCTTCTGTTCGTGCCCGGAGCCACCCCTCTGTTTAAGATGATTATCGCCACGGCTTTTGCCTTTTGCGGAACGCTCGTGTTCATATTTTTGCTGCGGCGGGTGGCGGCAAAGGGCGTCGGGCAGGGGTCCATATTGATCCCCCTCGTGGGAATTATGCTGGGGGCCGTGGTGGGGGCAGCAATGACCTTTATCGCGAGCGAAACACAGCTTCTGCAATCAATGTCTGCCTGGAGCTCTGGCGGCTTCTCGGGTGTTGTCCGTGGGTTTTATGAACCGCTCTGGGCGGTTGTGGTGATTGCAGTGCTCGCGTATATTCTTGCCAATCGCTTCACCGCGGCTGGCCTGGGTAAGGCCCTGTCAACCAACCTGGGGATGAACTACGAGCTCACCGTTCTTATTGGTGTAAGCATGGTGGCGCTTGCCACCGGGGTCACCTCGGTGGTGGTGGGATTTATTCCTTTCCTGGGACTGATCGTTCCCAACGCGGTGTCTGTTGTGCTGGGCGACGATATGCGCCGCAACCTGCCCTGGGTGGCAGTGGTGAGTATTGGTCTCATGCTGGTGTGCGACCTCATCGGCCGCGTAGTGGTAGCGCCGATGGAGATACCCGTGTCGGTTATCCTGGGTGCTGTGGGCGCCGTGCTTTTTATCGCCCTGGTTTTGCGTCAGAGAAAGTATCTCAGTGCATAG